The Bos indicus x Bos taurus breed Angus x Brahman F1 hybrid chromosome 10, Bos_hybrid_MaternalHap_v2.0, whole genome shotgun sequence genome has a segment encoding these proteins:
- the DUT gene encoding deoxyuridine 5'-triphosphate nucleotidohydrolase, mitochondrial isoform X3, giving the protein MAAGGAAPGKPAERRARTSESRRQMKEAQVVSPSKRARATEAGDMRLRFARLSEHATAPTKGSARAAGYDLYSAYDYTVPPMEKVLVKTDIQIALPSGCYGRVAPRSGLAAKHFIDVGAGVIDEDYRGNVGVVLFNFGKEKFEVKKGDRIAQLICERIFYPEIEEVQVLDDTERGSGGFGSTGSN; this is encoded by the exons ATGGCGGCGGGCGGCGCCGCCCCAGGTAAACCGGCCGAGCGCAGGGCCCGGACCTCGGAGAGCCGGCGCCAGATGAAAG AGGCACAGGTCGTCTCCCCCAGCAAGCGGGCCCGGGCCACGGAGGCTGGCGATATGCGCCTCCGCTTTGCCCGGCTCTCGGAGCACGCCACAGCCCCCACCAAGGGGTCCGCGCGCGCCGCGGGCTACGACCTGTACAG TGCCTATGATTACACAGTACCACCGATGGAGAAAGTGCTTGTGAAAACTGACATTCAGATAGCCCTTCCTTCTGGGTGCTATGGAAGAGTGG ctCCTCGTTCTGGCTTGGCAGCAAAACACTTCATAGATGTAGGAg ctgGTGTCATAGATGAAGATTATAGAGGAAATGTTGGTGTTGTCCTGTTTAATTTTGGCAAAGAGAAGTTTGAAG tcaAAAAGGGTGATCGAATTGCACAGCTCATTTGTGAACGGATATTTTATCCAGAAATAGAGGAAGTTCAA GTTTTAGATGACACTGAAAGGGGTTCAGGAGGCTTTGGTTCCACTGGAAGTAATTAA
- the DUT gene encoding deoxyuridine 5'-triphosphate nucleotidohydrolase, mitochondrial isoform X4 translates to MRLRFARLSEHATAPTKGSARAAGYDLYSAYDYTVPPMEKVLVKTDIQIALPSGCYGRVAPRSGLAAKHFIDVGAGVIDEDYRGNVGVVLFNFGKEKFEVKKGDRIAQLICERIFYPEIEEVQVLDDTERGSGGFGSTGSN, encoded by the exons ATGCGCCTCCGCTTTGCCCGGCTCTCGGAGCACGCCACAGCCCCCACCAAGGGGTCCGCGCGCGCCGCGGGCTACGACCTGTACAG TGCCTATGATTACACAGTACCACCGATGGAGAAAGTGCTTGTGAAAACTGACATTCAGATAGCCCTTCCTTCTGGGTGCTATGGAAGAGTGG ctCCTCGTTCTGGCTTGGCAGCAAAACACTTCATAGATGTAGGAg ctgGTGTCATAGATGAAGATTATAGAGGAAATGTTGGTGTTGTCCTGTTTAATTTTGGCAAAGAGAAGTTTGAAG tcaAAAAGGGTGATCGAATTGCACAGCTCATTTGTGAACGGATATTTTATCCAGAAATAGAGGAAGTTCAA GTTTTAGATGACACTGAAAGGGGTTCAGGAGGCTTTGGTTCCACTGGAAGTAATTAA
- the DUT gene encoding deoxyuridine 5'-triphosphate nucleotidohydrolase, mitochondrial isoform X2 — protein MTSLCPRPVLGHHFIPSLLRSVINSARHARPGAEAAGLSRPGPPLDPTPRGSVLLPALRLLSSGRNLSREAQVVSPSKRARATEAGDMRLRFARLSEHATAPTKGSARAAGYDLYSAYDYTVPPMEKVLVKTDIQIALPSGCYGRVAPRSGLAAKHFIDVGAGVIDEDYRGNVGVVLFNFGKEKFEVKKGDRIAQLICERIFYPEIEEVQVLDDTERGSGGFGSTGSN, from the exons ATGACTTCCCTCTGCCCTCGCCCAGTGCTCGGCCACCACTTCATTCCGTCTTTGCTCCGCTCGGTGATTAACAGCGCGCGCCACGCACGGCCCGGGGCGGAGGCCGCGGGGCTCTCCCGGCCAGGCCCGCCCCTGGACCCCACCCCGCGGGGATCCGTGCTGCTCCCGGCGCTCCGGCTGCTCTCCAGCGGCCGCAATCTGAGCCGAG AGGCACAGGTCGTCTCCCCCAGCAAGCGGGCCCGGGCCACGGAGGCTGGCGATATGCGCCTCCGCTTTGCCCGGCTCTCGGAGCACGCCACAGCCCCCACCAAGGGGTCCGCGCGCGCCGCGGGCTACGACCTGTACAG TGCCTATGATTACACAGTACCACCGATGGAGAAAGTGCTTGTGAAAACTGACATTCAGATAGCCCTTCCTTCTGGGTGCTATGGAAGAGTGG ctCCTCGTTCTGGCTTGGCAGCAAAACACTTCATAGATGTAGGAg ctgGTGTCATAGATGAAGATTATAGAGGAAATGTTGGTGTTGTCCTGTTTAATTTTGGCAAAGAGAAGTTTGAAG tcaAAAAGGGTGATCGAATTGCACAGCTCATTTGTGAACGGATATTTTATCCAGAAATAGAGGAAGTTCAA GTTTTAGATGACACTGAAAGGGGTTCAGGAGGCTTTGGTTCCACTGGAAGTAATTAA
- the DUT gene encoding deoxyuridine 5'-triphosphate nucleotidohydrolase, mitochondrial isoform X1 — protein MTSLCPRPVLGHHFIPSLLRSVINSARHARPGAEAAGLSRPGPPLDPTPRGSVLLPALRLLSSGRNLSRGGRGSKAQVVSPSKRARATEAGDMRLRFARLSEHATAPTKGSARAAGYDLYSAYDYTVPPMEKVLVKTDIQIALPSGCYGRVAPRSGLAAKHFIDVGAGVIDEDYRGNVGVVLFNFGKEKFEVKKGDRIAQLICERIFYPEIEEVQVLDDTERGSGGFGSTGSN, from the exons ATGACTTCCCTCTGCCCTCGCCCAGTGCTCGGCCACCACTTCATTCCGTCTTTGCTCCGCTCGGTGATTAACAGCGCGCGCCACGCACGGCCCGGGGCGGAGGCCGCGGGGCTCTCCCGGCCAGGCCCGCCCCTGGACCCCACCCCGCGGGGATCCGTGCTGCTCCCGGCGCTCCGGCTGCTCTCCAGCGGCCGCAATCTGAGCCGAGGTGGCCGCGGCTCCA AGGCACAGGTCGTCTCCCCCAGCAAGCGGGCCCGGGCCACGGAGGCTGGCGATATGCGCCTCCGCTTTGCCCGGCTCTCGGAGCACGCCACAGCCCCCACCAAGGGGTCCGCGCGCGCCGCGGGCTACGACCTGTACAG TGCCTATGATTACACAGTACCACCGATGGAGAAAGTGCTTGTGAAAACTGACATTCAGATAGCCCTTCCTTCTGGGTGCTATGGAAGAGTGG ctCCTCGTTCTGGCTTGGCAGCAAAACACTTCATAGATGTAGGAg ctgGTGTCATAGATGAAGATTATAGAGGAAATGTTGGTGTTGTCCTGTTTAATTTTGGCAAAGAGAAGTTTGAAG tcaAAAAGGGTGATCGAATTGCACAGCTCATTTGTGAACGGATATTTTATCCAGAAATAGAGGAAGTTCAA GTTTTAGATGACACTGAAAGGGGTTCAGGAGGCTTTGGTTCCACTGGAAGTAATTAA